The following coding sequences are from one Alosa alosa isolate M-15738 ecotype Scorff River chromosome 13, AALO_Geno_1.1, whole genome shotgun sequence window:
- the chd4b gene encoding chromodomain-helicase-DNA-binding protein 4, with translation MSGSEDDRDDFGPTDESALVHDEEEPEEPSEVEAPKSKKKKKAKKSRESRSSKRQKPPKEPEVPLSSPEALEAVGLAEVEEEERVAARSESEGSDYAPSKKKKKKSSSSRDRKKPSTAEKNSGGKNKRKEPEPEDEEDDDDDGQEPKTSAQLLENWGMKDIDYAFTQQDYSSLTNYKAFSQFVRPLIAAKNPKIAVSKMMMVLGAKWREFSTNNPLRGSASASAALAAANVAVAVESMVSGGSGPDGAGTTGTPAPANTPPAPPPPPPPPPPAPQQPAAPPPPPAPPLRKAKTKEGKGPNARKKSRPPPKPADKKSKAKKVAPLKIKLGSFKRKRSSSGEDEEGDSDFDRFSVSDGSGRSSRSKKKPKSSKKKKKVDEDADGYETDHQDYCEVCQQGGEIILCDTCPRAYHMVCLDPDMEKAPEGTWSCPHCEKEGIQWEAREESSEGEEAEEEARRDEGEVEEDDHHMEFCRVCKDGGELLCCDTCPSSYHLHCLNPPLPDIPNGEWICPRCLCPAMKGKVQKVLIWRWGQAPPPIPVPRPTDLPADAPDPKPMVGRPEREFFVKWCNMSYWHCSWVQELQLELNCQVMFRNYQRKTDMDEPPSVDLGAEGDEDKSTKRKIKDPTYARMDDEFGRYGVKMEWLLIHRVLNHSVDKKGNVHYLIKWRDLPYDQSTWESEDMEIPEIDTFKQYYWNHRDLMIGEEVRPGKKLKKVKVKRTEKPPANPVVDVSVCVCVCESSIERSQWWIITPLQGHSKGPFLVSAPLSTIINWEREFEMWAPDMYVVTYVGDKDSRAVIRENEFSFEDNAIRGGKKASKMKKEATVKFHVLLTSYELITIDQAILGSIDWACLVVDEAHRLKNNQSKFFRVLNNYPLQHKLLLTGTPLQNNLEELFHLLNFLTPERFNNLEGFLEEFADIAKEDQIKKLHDMLGPHMLRRLKADVFKHMPSKTELIVRVELSPMQKKYYKYVLTRNFEALNTRGGGNQTSLLNVVMDLKKCCNHPFLFPNAALEAPKMPNGMYEGSSLTKASGKLMLLYKMLKKLKDGGHRVLIFSQMTKMLDLLEDFLENEGYKYERIDGGVTGSMRQEAIDRFNAPGAPQFVFLLSTRAGGLGINLATADTVIIYDSDWNPHNDIQAFSRAHRIGQNKKVMIYRFVTKASVEERITQVAKKKMMLTHLVVRPGLGSKAGSMSKQELDDILKFGTEELFKDELGRMPDGDTKEEDSSVIHYDDKAIDRLLDRNQDATEDNEMQSMNEYLSSFKVAQYVVKDEDEEEEEEEREIIKQEESVDPDYWEKLLRHHYEQHQEYLGRDLGKGKRPRKPVNYNDCSQEDRGSRRDWQDDQSDNQSDYSVASEEGDEDFDERAEAANSRRPNRKGLRNDRDKPLPPLLARVGGNIEVLGFNARQRKAFLNAVMRYGMPPQDAFTTQWLVRDLRGKSEKEFKAYVSLFMRHLCEPGADGAETFADGVPREGLSRQHVLTRIGVMSLIRKKVQEFEHVNGQWSMPWMKELEESKKAAAVATGDDPKTPSTGTPADTQPNTPAPEDASKADDGKDAEDKMERDGEMDLRRVKSDEPEIIEIPDEVASEDDSKPAPSEDGASAEAEKEKPKDDREEEEKTKEAEEEEELKSEGAEETKAKEECKEEKMDTSSTADEKKEPKEEKDNVKTEESGKLQNGETMKEASGGMDVVIEEKKKAAAKQRFMFNIADGGFTELHSLWQNEERAATVTKKTYEIWHRRHDYWLLAGIIQHGYARWQDVQNDVRFAILNEPFKGEMSRGNFLEIKNKFLARRFKLLEQALVIEEQLRRAAYLNMSEDPSHPSMALNTRFSEVECLAESHQHLSKESMSGNKPANAVLHKVLKQLEELLSDMKADVTRLPATIARIPPVAVRLQMSERNILSR, from the exons ATGAAGAGGAGCCTGAAGAGCCCTCTGAGGTTGAAGCCCCAAAAtccaagaaaaagaagaaggccAAGAAGAGCCGTGAGAGTCGGAGCAGTAAGAGGCAGAAACCCCCCAAAGAG CCGGAAGTGCCACTGAGTTCTCCCGAAGCTCTGGAGGCCGTGGGCCTGGCTGAGgtcgaggaggaggagagggtggcaGCCAGATCGGAGAGTGAGGGCAGCGACTATGCCCCcagcaagaagaagaagaagaagtccAGCTCCTCCAGAGACCGAAAGAAACCATCAACGGCAGAAAAGAACAGTGGTGGAAAGAACAAAAGGaaagagccagagccagaggatgaggaagatgacgatgatgatggtcAG GAACCTAAGACATCAGCCCAGCTGTTGGAGAACTGGGGCATGAAGGATATCGATTACGCCTTTACCCAGCAGGACTACAGCTCCCTTACCAACTACAAAGCCTTCAGTCAGTTTGTCAG GCCGCTCATAGCTGCGAAAAACCCCAAGATCGCCGTTTCGAAGATGATGATGGTCCTGGGTGCCAAGTGGCGTGAGTTCAGCACCAACAACCCACTCCGCGGCTCTGCCAGTGCCAGCGCTGCCCTGGCCGCCGCCAACGTGGCTGTCGCCGTGGAGAGCATGGTGTCGGGGGGCAGCGGGCCGGACGGAGCGGGCACCACCGGGACCCCCGCACCCGCTAACACCCCCCCAgcgccaccccctccccctccccctcctccaccggCGCCGCAGCAGCCAGCCGCACCGCCCCCACCCCCTGCTCCGCCACTTCGCAAGGCCAAGACCAAAGAGGGCAAAG GCCCCAACGCTCGCAAGAAGAGCAGACCCCCTCCCAAGCCTGCAGACAAGAAGTCCAAAGCCAAGAAGGTGGCTCCCCTCAAGATCAAACTGGGCAGCTTCAAGAGGAAGCGCTCCTCG AGTGGCGAGGATGAGGAGGGCGACAGTGACTTTGACCGCTTCTCTGTGTCCGATGGCTCCGGCCGAAGCAGCCGCTCCAAGAAGAAGCCCAAGAGCtccaagaaaaagaagaaag TGGATGAGGATGCTGATGGCTATGAGACTGACCATCAGGACTACTGTGAGGTGTGTCAGCAGGGCGGCGAGATCATCCTGTGTGACACGTGCCCCAGAGCCTACCACATGGTGTGTCTGGACCCAGACATGGAGAAGGCCCCCGAGGGCACCTGGAGCTGCCCACACTGC GAGAAGGAGGGCATCCAGTGGGAGGCGCGTGAGGAGAGCTCGGAgggggaggaggcggaggaggaggcgcGGAGGGAcgagggggaggtggaggaggacgaCCACCACATGGAGTTCTGCCGCGTGTGCAAGGATGGTGGGGAGCTCCTCTGCTGCGACACCTGCCCCTCCTCCTACCACCTGCACTGCCTCAACCCGCCCCTGCCCGACATCCCCAACGGAGAGTGGATTTGCCCACGCTGCCTG TGTCCTGCAATGAAAGGGAAGGTCCAGAAGGTTCTGATTTGGCGCTGGGGTCAAGCCCCACCCCCTATCCCAGTGCCCCGCCCAACAGACCTCCCGGCCGACGCCCCTGACCCCAAGCCCATGGTGGGCCGCCCCGAGAGGGAGTTCTTCGTCAAGTGGTGCAACATGTCCTACTGGCACTGTTCATGGGTCCAGGAACtacag ctggagctgaactgccaggtcatgttCCGTAACTACCAGCGCAAGACGGACATGGACGAGCCCCCGAGCGTGGATCTGGGCGCCGAGGGCGACGAGGATAAGAGCACCAAGAGGAAGATCAAAGACCCCACGTACGCACGCATGGATGACGAGTTTGGACGCTACGGCGTCAAGATGGAGTGGCTCCTCATTCACCGCGTCCTCAACCACAG tgtggatAAGAAGGGCAACGTGCACTACCTGATCAAGTGGAGAGACCTGCCCTATGACCAGTCCACCTGGGAGAGCGAGGACATGGAGATACCCGAGATTGACACCTTCAAACAGTACTACTGGAACCacag agaccTGATGATTGGTGAGGAGGTGCGGCCAGGAAAGAAACTGAAGAAGGTGAAAGTGAAGCGGACGGAGAAGCCTCCAGCGAACCCAGTGgtggatgtaagtgtgtgtgtgtgtgtgtgtgagagtagtaTAGAGCGATCCCAGTGgtggat aatcacacCACTGCAGGGTCACTCTAAAGGTCCATTCCTGGTGAGTGCCCCCCTGTCCACCATCATAAACTGGGAGCGTGAGTTTGAGATGTGGGCGCCGGACATGTATGTGGTCACTTACGTGGGAGACAAGGACAGCAGGGCTGTCATCCGGGAGAACGAGTTCAGCTTCGAGGACAACGCCATCCGAGGAGGCAAAAAGGCCTCAAAGATGAAG AAAGAGGCTACAGTGAAGTTCCATGTGCTGCTGACATCCTACGAGCTGATCACCATCGACCAGGCCATCCTGGGCTCCATCGACTGGGCCTGCCTGGTGGTGGATGAAGCCCACCGCCTCAAGAACAACCAGTCGAAG TTCTTCCGAGTGTTGAATAACTACCCTCTCCAGCACAAACTGCTGCTCACTGGCACTCCCCTGCAGAACAACCTGGAAGAGCTTTTTCATCTGCTTAACTTTCTCACTCCTGAGAGGttcaa taatCTGGAGGGTTTTCTGGAGGAGTTTGCCGACATCGCTAAGGAGGACCAGATCAAGAAGCTCCATGACATGCTGGGCCCGCACATGCTCAGGAGGCTCAAGGCGGACGTGTTCAAACACATGCCCTCCAAAACCGAGCTCATCGTCCGAGTGGAGCTCAGCCCCATGCAGAA GAAGTACTATAAGTACGTGCTGACGCGCAACTTTGAAGCACTGAACACACGTGGTGGTGGCAACCAGACATCTCTGCTCAACGTGGTGATGGACCTGAAGAAGTGCTGTAATcaccccttcctcttccccaaCGCTGCCCTT GAGGCTCCCAAGATGCCCAATGGGATGTACGAGGGGAGCTCCCTGACCAAGGCCTCTGGGAAACTCATGCTGCTGTACAAGATGCTCAAAAAACTCAAGGACGGGGGCCACAGGGTCCTTATATTCTCAcag ATGACCAAGATGTTAGACCTGCTGGAGGACTTTCTGGAGAATGAAGGCTATAAATACGAGCGCATCGATGGAGGTGTGACTGGCTCCATGAGGCAGGAGGCTATCGATAGGTTCAACG CTCCTGGTGCCCCCCAGTTTGTGTTTCTGCTGTCGACGCGAGCGGGCGGCCTGGGCATCAACCTGGCCACCGCTGACACGGTCATCATCTACGACTCCGACTGGAACCCCCACAACGACATCCAG gCTTTCAGCAGAGCTCACCGTATAGGTCAGAACAAGAAGGTGATGATCTACCGCTTCGTCACCAAGGCCTCTGTGGAGGAACGGATTACTCAG GTGGCCAAGAAGAAGATGATGCTGACCCATCTGGTGGTGCGGCCCGGCCTGGGCTCCAAGGCCGGCTCCATGTCCAAGCAGGAGCTGGACGACATCCTCAAGTTCGGGACGGAGGAGCTCTTCAAGGACGAGCTGGGACGAATGCCGGATG GAGACACTAAGGAGGAGGACAGCAGTGTGATTCACTATGACGACAAAGCCATCGACAGGCTGCTGGACCGCAACCAGGACGCCACCGAGGACAACGAGATGCAGAGCATGAACGAGTACCTGAGCTCCTTCAAGGTGGCCCAGTATGTGGTCAAGGATGAGGACGAGGAG gaggaggaggaggagcgtgAGATTATTAAGCAGGAGGAGAGTGTGGACCCAGACTACTGGGAGAAGCTGTTGCGCCATCACTACGAGCAGCACCAGGAGTACCTGGGCCGCGACCTGGGCAAGGGAAAGCGCCCACGCAAGCCTGTCAACTACAACGACTGCTCGCAGGAGGACCGAGGTAGTAGACGGG ATTGGCAGGATGACCAGTCTGATAACCAATCAGATTACTCTGTGGCTTCAGAGGAGGGTGATGAAGACTTTGATGAACGTGCGGAAG CTGCTAACTCACGCCGGCCGAACCGCAAGGGGCTGAGAAATGACCGAGACAAGCCACTGCCCCCCCTACTGGCCAGGGTGGGCGGCAACATCGAG GTGTTGGGCTTTAATGCCCGTCAGAGGAAGGCCTTCTTGAATGCAGTGATGCGTTATGGGATGCCTCCTCAGGACGCCTTCACCACCCAGTGGCTGGTCAGGGACCTGCGGGGGAAATCAGAGAAGGAGTTcaa aGCATACGTGTCACTCTTCATGCGACACCTCTGTGAACCGGGAGCTGATGGGGCAGAGACGTTTGCGGACGGGGTCCCACGGGAGGGGTTGTCACGGCAACACGTCCTGACGCGCATTGGTGTGATGTCACTCATTCGCAAAAAG GTCCAGGAGTTTGAGCATGTGAATGGTCAGTGGTCGATGCCCTGGAtgaaggagctggaggagagcaAGAAAGCAGCCGCTGTTGCCACGGGAGACGACCCCAAGACACCCTCCACTGGAACACCAGCAGACACCCAACCTAACACACCTGCCCCAG AGGACGCCTCGAAGGCGGACGATGGGAAGGATGCGGAGgacaagatggagagagatggggagatggACTTGAGGAGAGTGAAGTCTGACGAGCCTGAG ATCATTGAGATCCCTGACGAGGTG GCGTCCGAGGACGACTCTAAGCCTGCCCCGTCAGAGGATGGAGCGAGCGCAGAGGCGGAGAAAGAGAAACCAAAGgatgacagagaggaggaggagaagactaaagaggcggaggaggaggaggagctcaaGTCAGAGGGGGCGGAGGaaacaaaggccaaag AGGAATGTAAGGAGGAGAAAATGGACACAAGCTCTACAGCAGATGAGAAAAAAg AAccaaaggaagagaaggataaCGTGAAGACAGAAGAGAGTGGGAAGCTGCAGAATGGAGAGACCATGAAGGAGGCCAGCGGAGGAATGGATGTAGTGAtcgaggagaagaagaaagctGCAGCCAAGCAGCGCTTCATGTTCAACATTGCTGATGGAGGCTTCACAG AGTTACACTCCTTGTGGCAGAATGAGGAGAGGGCTGCTACAGTCACCAAGAAGACCTATGAGATCTGGCACCGTCGCCATGACTACTGGCTTCTGGCTGGCATCATACA ACACGGGTACGCCCGCTGGCAGGATGTGCAGAACGACGTGCGCTTTGCCATCCTCAACGAGCCCTTCAAGGGAGAGATGAGCCGCGGAAATTTCCTGGAGATCAAGAACAAGTTCCTCGCTCGCCGCtttaag CTGTTGGAGCAGGCTCTGGTGATTGAGGAGCAGCTGAGGAGGGCTGCGTACCTGAACATGTCGGAGGACCCGTCGCACCCCAGCATGGCCCTCAACACACGCTTCAGCGAGGTCGAGTGTCTGGCCGAGTCCCACCAGCACCTCAGCAAGGAGTCCATGTCAGGGAACAAGCCTGCTAATGCTGTGCTTCATAAAg TTCTCAAACAACTGGAAGAGCTGCTCAGTGACATGAAGGCCGACGTCACTCGTCTCCCGGCGACCATCGCCCGGATACCGCCGGTGGCCGTGCGGCTGCAGATGTCCGAGCGGAACATCCTGAGCCGTTGA